A genomic region of Deltaproteobacteria bacterium contains the following coding sequences:
- the ahbD gene encoding heme b synthase, with translation MIAWEVTRSCNLACVHCRASALCGPYPGELDMEGCKKLLDEIAAFSKPVIILTGGEPLLRPDIFEIADYGNKKGLRMVMATNGTLVTEEIARKLVDVGIMRVSVSIDGLNAESHDKFRKVPGAFAGTMVGIEAMKKAGLEFQINTTITKANLNQIKGIFDLTVSLEAVAHHIFLLVPTGRGKDMADQEIAPADYEKILNWFYEESLRSPIQLKATCAPHYFRIYHQRKGTAQEATKPVVRDTGEDSHRPGMGALHAMTRGCMGGSSFCFISHTGQVQPCGYLELDCGQTKEKGFEDIWLNSSIFNNLRNLNLYEGKCGRCEFTRVCGGCRARAYEITGNYLAEEPYCIYEPQPR, from the coding sequence ATGATCGCCTGGGAGGTGACCCGGAGCTGCAATCTGGCCTGCGTTCATTGCCGTGCCTCGGCGCTCTGTGGACCATATCCCGGCGAACTTGATATGGAAGGCTGCAAAAAGCTGCTCGATGAGATTGCCGCCTTCAGCAAGCCAGTGATTATTTTGACGGGTGGCGAGCCGCTGCTACGGCCGGATATTTTCGAGATTGCCGACTACGGAAATAAAAAGGGTTTGCGGATGGTCATGGCGACGAACGGTACGCTTGTGACGGAAGAGATTGCCCGCAAGCTCGTAGATGTGGGCATCATGAGGGTCAGCGTCAGCATTGACGGCTTGAACGCCGAGAGCCACGATAAGTTCCGCAAGGTGCCCGGCGCCTTTGCCGGGACGATGGTGGGCATCGAGGCGATGAAAAAAGCGGGGCTGGAATTCCAGATCAATACCACGATAACCAAGGCTAATCTGAATCAGATCAAGGGGATATTTGACCTGACCGTGAGTCTGGAGGCGGTCGCCCACCACATCTTCCTCCTGGTGCCGACGGGCCGGGGCAAAGATATGGCCGACCAGGAGATCGCGCCCGCCGATTACGAAAAAATTCTGAACTGGTTTTATGAGGAGAGCCTGCGGTCGCCTATCCAGCTCAAGGCTACCTGCGCCCCCCATTATTTCCGCATCTACCACCAGCGCAAAGGAACGGCGCAGGAGGCAACCAAGCCGGTCGTCCGGGATACTGGTGAAGACTCACATCGCCCCGGCATGGGCGCCCTCCACGCCATGACGCGCGGCTGCATGGGGGGGAGTTCCTTCTGCTTCATTTCCCATACGGGCCAAGTGCAGCCCTGTGGCTACCTGGAGCTCGATTGCGGTCAGACAAAAGAAAAGGGCTTCGAGGATATCTGGCTGAATTCATCCATCTTCAACAATCTGCGCAATTTGAACCTCTATGAAGGGAAATGCGGCCGCTGTGAATTTACGCGCGTCTGCGGCGGCTGCCGCGCCCGTGCCTACGAGATTACGGGAAACTATCTGGCCGAAGAGCCTTACTGTATCTATGAACCCCAACCCCGGTAA